The genomic stretch GAAACTTAAATTAATCCTGCAGTACCTTGGTGTTTCGGACTGTAAGATGCAGGAAGGCTCCTTAAGAGCAGACATCAATCTGTCTGTCAGAGAAGTAGGCGCCAAAGAATTTGGGACCAGAACCGAAATGAAGAATATGAACTCCTTTAAAGCCATAGCAAGAGCTATTGAAGGAGAGAGAAAACGTCAGATTGAAATGCTGGAATACGGCAAGGTTGTAGTTCAGGAAACCAGACGTTGGGATGATAATAAGGATACCAGTTTTGCCATGCGTTCCAAAGAAGATGCACAGGATTATCGTTACTTCCCTGAACCGGACCTGGTACCTATTTTGATCAGTGATGAATGGCTGGAAGAAATTAAGAACAGGCAACCTGAACTTCGCGACGAGAAAATGCTTCGTTATGAGAAGGAATATGATATTCCAGTATATGATGCAGGAATTATTACCGGCTCCAAACATCTGGCAGATCTCTTTGAAGAGACCGTTAGCTTATGCAGCAAGCCAAAGGAAGTATCCAACTGGCTTATGGTAGAGACCATGCGTCTTTTGAAGGAAGAAGAGAAAGAACCGGAGGATATTGCTTTTCGTGCTGAGAATCTGGCGGGTCTTATTAAGCTCATCGGTGATAATAAGATCAATAGAACCGTTGCTAAGGAAGTATTTGAGAAAATATTCAAAGAGGATATCGATCCTGTTAAATATGTAGAGGAAAAGGGTCTTTCCATGGTTAGCGATGAGAGCCTCTTAAAGTCTACGATAGAAAGAATTGTAGCAGAAAATCCTGCTTCTGTTAATGATTATAAGAGCGGTAAAGAAAAAGCCCTTGGTTTCCTGGTTGGGCAGACCATGAAGGAAATGAAAGGGAAGGCGGATCCGGGAATGATTAATAAGATCTTGAAGGAGATATTGGCTCAGTGATATTCACGATTTTATATTGAATTCATCAGGTTTAATAGGGTTTTTGAGGATTGGTTTTTTAACAAGGGGACGGCAAATTGCACAAACCAGAAAACTCATGCTTCAATTCCAAGGTATAAGAAGTCCTAATTCTCTGGATATTTTGCCCTTGTCATATGATAAAACAGATAACTCGCTTTGAACTGCTTCCCGTCAAGTAGACAATTAAAAAAATATAAATCTTTCTGCCAGTAAAGTATAACTTACTGGCAGTTTTTTATGCTGCCTGTAGATATAACTCATGTTTCTCCATCGGAGTTAATACACCTAGATTTCTTTGTAAGCGTTTATTGTTATAGTATTTCATATATTTCTCGATCATTTCAACAACTGCTTTCTTACTCGTAAAACGTTTTCCATAATAACGCTCTCTTTTAATAATTCCCCAAAACCCTTCCATTGGCCCATTGTCAATGCACTTTGCCACTCTTGACATACTCTGAGTCATTCCTGCTGATTCAACTTTTGAACGGAAAATCCTGTTTGTATATTGAAATCCTCTGTCACTATGAAATAGTGGGCAAACACCTGGGTTGGTCTCAATCGCAGCATCAAATGTATCAAAGACTAACGAATTATTGTTGTTGTCACGAATGATGTACGATACAATCCGACGGTCATACAAATCAAATATGGCGCTAAGATAGACTTTATGCTTTTCGATACCAATGTAATAGTGAAATTCAGTTACATCGGTAAGCCATTTCCTGTTGGGTGCATCCGCTTTAAACTCGCGGTTGAGTAAATTTTCTGCTATGTAGTATGGGTTTACTGCTTGTCTTGTACATCCATAACTAGAGTACTTGATTGTTGATTTTATATTCCGATTCCGGCAGATTCTCAATACGCGTTTATCATTTACTTTTATATCATGATACCGTTCCAGGTCATCCCGGATTCTTCGATACCCTTTATCTGGGGATTCCTCATGGATCCGTTCAATGATATCTGCTATGCGCCTGTTTTCGGTTTCGCATGCGGGGATATTCCTGTTTATCCACTTATAGTATGCAGAGCGGGAAATACCACCAAGCTTACATAAAGTATGTATAGGATAGCCGTATTTTTCGTTTTCCTCTTTGATTGCCTGGTAAATACTTTCATGGCGAATCAGGCTTAATACCGCCTCCTTTCTATCTCCTCGAGTTTTTTTAAGAAGGATACCTCCATTTCGGCTCGTTCTTTTTCTGCTCTCAAAATCTTGTTTTCAGCCTGGAGTTTCTCTAACTCGTTCATTTGTTCTTTCGATTTCCTTTTTCCACGACTATCATTTAAAGCTTCAACTCCATCTGATTCATATTTAATGGTGTAATTGCGTGCCTGCTGATAGGATATCTGGTGTTTTTCTGCTGTTTCTCTGTAATTGTGATTATGTGCAATACAATACTGTACTATTTCCACTCGCTCATCAAATGTGGTGTTTCTACCTTTGGTCATAATAGGGCCTCCTGTTCCGGAAGCTTTCAGCTTCTCATGACCATTATACTTCAAAATCCAGTTTCGTAGTTGGGATGATGAACGAATTCCATATTTTCTGCAGAGTTCAGAATAGGAACCCTTACCATTTAGATAATCTAGTACAGCATTTTTTTTTGTATCCGAAGAATAAGCGGTATTCTGGGAAGTAGTAATAAGACCTTCTTCTCCCAAAGATTGATATAAAGAAATCCACTCCAAAATGCGTGTCCCGCTGATACCTAATAACTGCGCTTCATGATTAGCAGAGGTCTTACCTGATAAATATCTTTGAACAATATTTATCTTTATTTCGAAAGAAAACTTAGCTTTTCTTCCCATAAAAATATGCTTCCTCCTAAGTAACAAGTTTTTTATTATTTCACTTGTCTACTTAGAGGGAAGCATATCACTTCGCTCAAACAATCTGTTTTATCATATAGGGCAAAATATCCAGAGAAAAGGACTTCTAATACCTTTCTATAGGCGCATTCGTTCTTCTGGTTTGTACAATTTGCCTGAAATCGTAGTGAAACGATGATTTTAGTAGCTTTTATGTTTGATATCATATTAATAATATCAATATAAATATTATTATTCCTATAGAAATTTAGCGTTATATATGTCATCTCATCTGACTATAATTGATTACTTAATATTTTATGTTGTAATTTTAGGCTATAATCATTTAGTATCAGTAAATTTTTAGTGGGTATAATCATTCAGTATTAGTAGATTTTCAGTGGATATAATCATCCAGTATCAGTAGACTTTCAGTAGATATAATCATCCAATATCAGTAGACTTTCAGTGGGTATAATCATCCAGTATCAGTAGACTTTCAGTGGGTAAAATCATTCAGTATCAGTAGACTTTCAGTGGATATAATCATCCAATATCAGTAGACTTTCAGTGGGTATAATCATCCAGTATCAGTAGACTTTCAGTGGGTATAATCTTTCAGTATCAGTAGACTTTTAGTGGATATAATCATCCAGTATCAGTAGATTTCAGTGGGTATAATCTTTCAGTTTTCTGTAGAATTTCAGCAGTTATAATCTTTCAGTATCTGTAAAATTTCAGCATCTATAATCAATTAGTGGCGATAACCTATATCAGTAGCTGTGATTATTCAGTAGTTATAACAAAAGTTATATCCTTTCAGTGCCTATAACTCTTTCATATCTTCACCTTTTCTATTTCTTTTCTGTCGCCATAGTTTTTCTTACTTACAATTGTTAATAGAAGGGTTTTACTTTATATTGCTAATTTCTTGATTTCATACTGTGTATTTATTAGTAACCAGGTATTAGTTATAAAATACATTACATTCCACACTGAGAAACCCTGCATTCCTAGATTTTGAGCATAGGACAAGAACAGCTGCAGAGTTCTGATATCTTTAAACCATGCGATATATTCTTGGTTATTATTTAAATAACGAAAATATGAGGTTTGGGAAGGTTCATTAAACTGTATGACAGAACCAGTATCATTGGCCAGCTCGATTGCCGAAAAATAATTGATAAAATTTGCTTCAGTAATTGCTGCAAAATAGGGAAATTCCCAAAGGTATCCGATATTTGTAAAGCCCAGAATACTCTTTTGTGGAGTAAGCTGTATAACTGCTTTATTGATGGTGTTAAGCACAGCATCAAAGGGCAGCACACTAATAGGAAGAGTTGTGGGGGCCTTCCACTCATAGGTCAACTGATATAGTACAGAATTGGCGGCTCTGCTTAATCCGATGTAATCCACTCCTTCATAAGTAATTCCGGTTGCTGCTTCAAAGGTACTTGGAGCAATTGTTATGGATACCATGTAACCTTCCTGATTAAGTCGTTTTGTTACTGTATTTATAAATTCCACGTAGGGCTGCCTATCCAGCGGCTGTATATAAGGGGTATCTATGTTTATTCCGTAATAACCCTTATTTCCCAGTGTTAAAAGGAGATTGTCTATAAACGCCTTCTGCACTTCCGAATTGGTAATTAAGATATGGGCAATTTCGGTATCTATGTTGTTCCCTTCCGGTGATGCGGTTATAAACATGATAGGGGCAACCCCATAACTTCTTGCTATTCTGACGACTTCACTATCATCAATTCCTATAAGACTTCCGTTTCGGGTGACCTGGTAAGCGTAAACCGATAGGTAGGTAAGGTATGGCAAAGCCTTTATTAATACCTCCTTATCAATAAAAGGGTAGGTGAATCCATTTATTTCTATGGCTGCGGCCCTGGTATCAGCATAGCGGATAACGATTTCTTCCCCTATATAGAGTCCCCTGTCAGATACCCATGGATTATTGCGGAGCAGTTCCAGTATATCCGTCTGTTGAGAAAGGGAGATGCTTTCAAGGGTATCACCCCTTTGAACAATATAAGTGATAGAAGGCTGCAATATTAAAAGTGCTTCCCCCAGGGTGAGATTATCCGGTTCTAAGAGGTCGTTTTCCAGCGCGAGCCTTTCAGGCGAAATCCCATAAGCATTTGCAATTGAAGTTATTGTATCACCAGGCTGAA from Anaerocolumna sp. AGMB13020 encodes the following:
- a CDS encoding transposase; the encoded protein is MGRKAKFSFEIKINIVQRYLSGKTSANHEAQLLGISGTRILEWISLYQSLGEEGLITTSQNTAYSSDTKKNAVLDYLNGKGSYSELCRKYGIRSSSQLRNWILKYNGHEKLKASGTGGPIMTKGRNTTFDERVEIVQYCIAHNHNYRETAEKHQISYQQARNYTIKYESDGVEALNDSRGKRKSKEQMNELEKLQAENKILRAEKERAEMEVSFLKKLEEIERRRY
- a CDS encoding LysM peptidoglycan-binding domain-containing protein; translated protein: MYIHIVQPGDTITSIANAYGISPERLALENDLLEPDNLTLGEALLILQPSITYIVQRGDTLESISLSQQTDILELLRNNPWVSDRGLYIGEEIVIRYADTRAAAIEINGFTYPFIDKEVLIKALPYLTYLSVYAYQVTRNGSLIGIDDSEVVRIARSYGVAPIMFITASPEGNNIDTEIAHILITNSEVQKAFIDNLLLTLGNKGYYGINIDTPYIQPLDRQPYVEFINTVTKRLNQEGYMVSITIAPSTFEAATGITYEGVDYIGLSRAANSVLYQLTYEWKAPTTLPISVLPFDAVLNTINKAVIQLTPQKSILGFTNIGYLWEFPYFAAITEANFINYFSAIELANDTGSVIQFNEPSQTSYFRYLNNNQEYIAWFKDIRTLQLFLSYAQNLGMQGFSVWNVMYFITNTWLLINTQYEIKKLAI
- the gatB gene encoding Asp-tRNA(Asn)/Glu-tRNA(Gln) amidotransferase subunit GatB, which codes for MKTYETVIGLEVHVELATKTKIFCGCTTQFGGDPNTHCCPVCTGMPGTLPVLNKKVVEFAIAAGLATGCSIHQDCKFDRKNYFYPDLPKAYQVSQLYLPICHDGGIEIETSAGKKVVGIHEIHMEEDAGKLIHDPWEDCTLVDYNRCGVPLIEIVSDPDMRSAEEVIAYLEKLKLILQYLGVSDCKMQEGSLRADINLSVREVGAKEFGTRTEMKNMNSFKAIARAIEGERKRQIEMLEYGKVVVQETRRWDDNKDTSFAMRSKEDAQDYRYFPEPDLVPILISDEWLEEIKNRQPELRDEKMLRYEKEYDIPVYDAGIITGSKHLADLFEETVSLCSKPKEVSNWLMVETMRLLKEEEKEPEDIAFRAENLAGLIKLIGDNKINRTVAKEVFEKIFKEDIDPVKYVEEKGLSMVSDESLLKSTIERIVAENPASVNDYKSGKEKALGFLVGQTMKEMKGKADPGMINKILKEILAQ
- a CDS encoding IS3 family transposase; this translates as MLLKKTRGDRKEAVLSLIRHESIYQAIKEENEKYGYPIHTLCKLGGISRSAYYKWINRNIPACETENRRIADIIERIHEESPDKGYRRIRDDLERYHDIKVNDKRVLRICRNRNIKSTIKYSSYGCTRQAVNPYYIAENLLNREFKADAPNRKWLTDVTEFHYYIGIEKHKVYLSAIFDLYDRRIVSYIIRDNNNNSLVFDTFDAAIETNPGVCPLFHSDRGFQYTNRIFRSKVESAGMTQSMSRVAKCIDNGPMEGFWGIIKRERYYGKRFTSKKAVVEMIEKYMKYYNNKRLQRNLGVLTPMEKHELYLQAA